Sequence from the Phragmites australis chromosome 11, lpPhrAust1.1, whole genome shotgun sequence genome:
gtcctttgaactgctccggaacattatcaactaatcgcgagaactactgacaaacaacacaaaggaaaacactaagaacaacataccaaacatcattaaaatactttagAAACACTATgattggatagggatgattttagaaatatttagacgcaagaatcgcctaaatcggagttaagataaaAATAGAACAACTTTCAGGAGATagattagactaaaaagaatACGttgatttaccggaactatctattactgtgtcaggcttgacaacatccttatgcaagattcaagaagtgtagggcagactagacttcgctgactaggctaagaagaatgatggggcgctgacttggcatgctatgcaagtaccatcttggattaaagaaaggatacgcGAAGATCTAGTctcgatcacctatgatggatcaaaaaggccgaaggttatgcttctaggttaaggatactactggtcactctatgtagcggtggtggttcaggtttcgtcggagacagcgatcgggcgcgtggccacaaacatcgatgtcggcttcagcgGTGTTTCAGtaaaacgagggaagcatggtgtagaacgcggaaagactaactcagcggtatggttgatttttgaaggggtcatccgaggtagcggcaaaacagcgatgagtacttctaggtttggtggtgaccgcgaacagattcagaaacgaagacgctcgcgttctaggagattggctatgaaatttatgaaactgtttgaacaaagatgttcatatatcctgggaacacaatgttaTGGCATaattttgggtagatcatccactgagaggaggaatgatcaacggagatgagacggatgatggctgcgacatgctgtggttggcaatggcgtcctggtcgtgtcgctgcacaaacggggatgggctcctagggtcacgtagaagactccataggacacgccgtgacacggttagtgcatccatacggctttcggatcgacgggggacgcgaatgcaaatccggtgcgcgtgcagaacgcgtccagaaaccggacagtgggtatgtcgaccttgattcggtagtttggctgctctactggccgacctggttggtgagggtgtggggaacatcatgggacatgcaccggtgaaagggcttggtgatttgatctctggtcggtcaggaacatcgatgccaatcggatacagcgcggctgtcttgcggctgtccgcgacgacgacgaccgtgacagcgtagatcgggctttggccggggctagggcttggctaggaacttagtatgatgctaaaatagtagtaagggaggagaataaggggttctcaccttgctttgatggtcgagaaaggaggattcgcgaagaagacgacgtagcgcatcacgtgcggcggcggcggcggctccggcgaacggcggcgctccggcgacgcacggacaaggcagcagtgacttctaagGCTTAGGGGCaaggaatagaggtaggagagggcgtgcaactcatatatatagggctaggggcagctggatgaggtggagtccaaaccgaacacgaattggattcgagttcgagtcggttacggtttcctttttcgcagctctataTTCCGAGGATGGTATCTCTATcgtccagactccaaattggacgtttcttgattctaaattgtattactcgaaaagatctacaacttttgtagtcattggaacttctgaaaacgtcatcttcaTTTCCAAAtatgcgtcacaagataaactttttgaattcggacttatctgcgcagcactgatttcgggggctcTAACTCCTaactccattatccaaaagagtacttccataggttcaaatcgaagctctcgacgagacctacaactttggtattgtcaagatttgcattggaGGTTGTTTTCAACTCCGAAACATCATGCGAAGATGAGActatccaggactccgcgaaaatttgcagatttcgtggatcctttgttgggccatctagaagacttggctaagggtttggacttgagcaagattgagcccaaatacactttagttatatctaggatttagaaaagaaacttttgcaaataaatttgaatagagttttaatttgaattttgttcggagtgaatttaagagaaacgaaaaatgaggttgaacaagaataggagtagataaagaatttgaatttagatttgggtagaatttgagaaagatgagagattgactttaaacaaggatttggataagatttgatttgaactggagaaggatcaggtataattaaggattgaatagatgatgaattcaagactTTGAaatccaaccattaagatccttaacttattcactactgagttttgtaaaaaccttttcaaaatctttttcactcaaaacaccaaatagaaagaaaaggaaaaagaaccctaatgcatttacctggctcctaacaaaactcagcatgcaatgcacataaaataataacctatattgattggttgattaagaaaataggttttaaacctatactactagtgaagctattcaataatcttgaaattttttagaaatttgataaatctgaaaatcaaggtgttacacaATCcaagggtgacatgcaacaattcaTATTCTAGTAAGATAAATTGTATAAAGTAAATTATATAAAAGTAAATTGCTCAAAGGATGACACACAAAATTTATCCCGTGTTATCGGTGATTTACCAATCACCCCTaaccacgttgaggtgagttcaagcttctaaccgcttctctatcaagtatcaaattctcacacgagaaagAGCTCACACTGAGCAACTTAATCTTAAGCtggaatagaacaagaactacttAATACCTCGATTCGACTATAGTAACACTTTGCCTCTCTGGTAAGGTAtgctcaaagcctctcacaatcaccgttGTGCCTCCTTCATAATCTTCTTTGAAGGCCACAATAACGCAACAATCTCCAAACCATCTAGGAGGTGAAaaactccaagagtaacaagttgatgacgcttgcttgaagcATCATTAGTGCCTCAATGCTTAAACTCTTCAAAGttttgcactagatgctctcataCTCTCAAAAATACAACTACTAAgctagagagggagaggaggaaggcaagagctcaaatatatTGCAGTGAAGTGCTAGAGAGCTCCCTTGAACTAGCCAAGCGACTATATATAGGCCACACTCCAAAATATGATTGTTTCTGTTGATTTGACATCTCCGCGTCATACCGTAGGTCAATTGGTGGTCAGATCGCCAGCCTTTCAGTAGCTGTAAAGTCATGATAATGACTTCTGACACagcctggcggtcagaccgccaacccTCACGATCAGACCGCAAACTAGgaacagagtgccaaaactctctgttcccggACGATCAGACCGGCCATACCCGGCATTTAGACCGCCAGTCAGAGCAGAGGGTCTGGACCCCTCTGTTCCTTGGCGGTCAGACAAGGCCGCACCACGATTAGATCGAGACTGAGGTCCGAACACATCTTAAACATGGTTATACAAGGGTTAGATCGGCAAAAACCTTCGGTCAGATCGCGACACTTGAAACTTAAACAAAACAGTCTTTgctatacagcggtcagactggACGTTCCATCGGTCAGACTGCCACAATTCAGAAACACTCCAAAAGCCGTCtttctttggtttctctcaaactaaatttttcactctatatgaaatacaagtttgagtaattatggcactataaatatctcaaataaacggacatcaacccctcttaatattatgacacttatcctatcaatctagtcaattttcttctctaatcttctTTGAGCAGCAAAAGAAAATGTCCCTATAATTATATCTTTACCTTGAACTAGCCATTTTCATGTTTCACACATGATTCTTCTAACTTTGCAACACCTTTGTAACTAACATTttataactcaaataaacatattagtccataaattttttattatcattaattaccaaagcATGAATTAAAAGTCTCGATGCTTCAAATGGGTCATGGGCTCTCAAGATCATTTGAGAACCACTCCATTCTCTCTCATGTTGGGAAGTTTTCCCCAACAGAATCACTAACAAAAAAAGAGTTGTTGTAATCGTTGGAACGGCGCTCTCGTGTTAGTCTATGATGAATAAGTACTTGAAACACCAGGGAATGATTGAGCGACGTCCAGTACTCGATCAGTGTTCGTGTAATCACGCTAGACATTATCACGATCTTTGAGGCATTAAGTTGGTACCTAACATAAGCGAGAGCTGACAGGGCATCTGTCATCGAAAACCTTGCAACACAAAGATCACAAGTGAACCGCATCAAAAGGCTGTGGTTGGTGACACCGATAAGTGATAACAACCATCGACAATATATGCAGGTCCAGCTGGCCTGGAGACTCCAGGCCAAACAAATCTTTCCAATCCTGATAAATGCCACCGAATGCAATCATAATTCATGAATCATGAACCACTTCGTTTCACCAAAGCCTAATACTAATACAATGTTACACCATCCAACCAACCCTCAATATGTACAAATCACTTTTTGAACACATATGTGAACCTATCATAACCACATTCAGGATAAGTCATTGCAGCCGCTGATACATTGTCTCACGTTCATTTTATGGAGAACCAACACTGGAAGGCAAATCCTAAAGCTTCTTTGCACTGAACTGTAAGGTTGGTGAAGCGCTAACATGGTGGTCGGAGTAAGTTCCCAGTCTCCATGAACCCCTTTTCCAAGAACTGGAGAGGTCAAGTATGCAATGCTCATCAATTCGACGATGTAATTTACAGTTAACAAATTTGAATTAACATCTACATGGTGGCCAGAGGCGAAAGAGAAGCGAAAGAAAACACTGTGCCTCCTTGTTTCTTCCTCTCTACTACATAGAAATATTTGCTTTGGGTTTAATCTGCTATTGACTCGTTTCGTTTGGTACAGTAGGCGGGCTCTTCCTAAATGCATGCTTTCTGCAGCGCTGGAAAATGCCATCGTACAGCAAATCAAACTGCACTCCAGCTCTTTCCCGATTAACAATGAAAAGAATGTGGTCAGCTTCAATAATCTTGTAATACCTGCATAAATAAATAGAACGATTATCTTCCCATTAATGAAACATGATAAACGCATGAAACTACTTCGAAGCCTGAGATAAATATTGTCAAGAGAACAAATGCAATAGGTGTGCTTCTGATGAAATAGGCAAGAAAGATAGCTACTTCTATCAAGCAACTTAAGAGTTGAAATAAATTTCGGAAACATAGTACTAACCATAACCCAGGTTGTAAAGGATGGCAGTCAGAATCATCCACTACAAAACGGTTTGGATGCTCACTAGGAATGCGTGGGTGCGTCATGGAGATTGTGTTCAAAGCTCCATCATTGTCTTCCCAATCTTCATCCCTGCATATCATCAGCAACCAGATTAAAGGCATGCCAAATATCGAAATGCAATGttcttttctttaaaaaattgtatgctGTCTCTAGACCAGAAAATTCACCTGTATCCTTTGTAAGGCAGAGGAGCGTTTTGAGGGTGCCGCCACATACACATCTGGAGGACTCTGAGAAAGAGCATTGGATGGATTCCAAGGACGCTTGACGGCACTGTAATTCCAAATAGCTTTCTTGTTCTCTTTGTAGCATAACTGAAATAGAATGTATTGGGAAAGGTTCTCAGTGTAGAGTTGAGTTTTAGACATCCTTGGATTGTGAGGTCAGGTAAAATCCAATCTCCACTGGCAAATGGCCCGGTGTGCCCCAGCAGCAGATCAATAAGACCCAAAAAGCCTACTTTCCTCCGTGACATCTCATAGTGGTCAAAACCAAAATTGTAGTAATTCTTCAGCCAAGGAATGTCTAGCCAATCGTAGACAATAACTCCGAGCCGGCAGAGCTGAAGAAGACAGATAGATTTCATGGACCTCCCATCTTCAGCCCTGACAGTAACAGAAAAGTATAAAAACAGTAAGGAGGCATACAACAAGATGGAAATACATTAATCATTTTGTCAGTATGAGTTTCAGCAACACTTACAGCATGCCGTCGTAGTAAGTTCTCGTAGTTCCATTAAGCGCGCCCGACAAGGAAGTAAGGCTCAGAACCCAGTCTTCAGAAGTATCATGACCAGGGAAAGCCTGAGAGGGGTATCATAATATGTATTATAATTATATATCCACAAAATACTAAAATTCACGTGTTTCGTAACACCACAGCATGCAACCAAGCTGCCGGCTCAGACATGCAACAAGCAAGACCAACATGCCACATGCGTAAAGCGAAGAGGCGTGTAATCAAACACCGAAGCTCAGTTCAGTGGCAAAAATGCACTTCAGAATCACAGAGCTTAAAATGAAAAGGCAAACTAAGGAGGAATTTTGGCCATACTAAAAACAGATTCTTGGACCATTCCTACAAATGCGCTTTAACAGAGGCCCAAATTAACCAAAACTGAGGCAAAGTGATCCTAATTTGGGTGTTTTGAGCCTGTACTCCTAATCACAAGAACCATCCCTCTGGAAGCTGGAAGCACATGATAAGCATGAGCATTCCACCACCAGCAACAAACAGCAATTACTTATGAGTAAAATTGAAAATCTCTTGTGTGTGTACCTTGTCGGCAAGCATCTGATGCAGCACCCTCGCAACCTGCGCGCCGGCCGAGTGCCCGACAAAGTGCATCGGGTTTTGCTCGTCCCACACCGGATAGTGCCCTGCGCCCAATTGGAACCACGAATTAAGAATTTTGAACCAAAATATTCCTGCAAGACCATGTCAATGTATTCTGTTCTTCAGAATCTTCACCTGTATGATAGATTCTCCCGAACCGCGCGTGGCCGCAGGCCTTGCTATGCTCCTCGCCGTAGTCCACCTGCCCTCCCTTTAGGTAGTAGAATAGCTCGCGCGCCCTGCAGCGCCAAGGAAAATCAGATTTCCAGCGAATACAATTCAtagtctttcttcttcacaggtACCGAGAGATACCAAATCATAAGCAATATAATTTGAAGAGATTAAATAAGCTAAAGCAGCGGGCAACTACCAAATGGAAATATTCAACAGTTTTTGTATTGTGATCAGAGAAGTATGCTGCTTTTCCTACCCACCCACCTGTCATGGACGCTAGTGAGCGACCCCAAATCCGGCACGAGCACGCGGTCGTCCTTCTTCTCGGCGCCGGCGAAGTAGGAGAGGCCCCCGAGCCTCTGTACGCGGACAAAAAGGGAGAACGCGTGAgcgcgtcgccgccgcggcATTTCACCGAACACCCACCACCCAGCCCAGAAAGAGTCCTTACCCCCTTGCCGAAGCCGAAGATGCCGTGGACGAGGACGATGGGCGGCGGCGATCCGTGGAGCACGACGGGCGCGGCGCCCCTCCTCTCGTCGTCCTCCCCGGCCGCGGCGACGTCGACGAGCGCCCCCTCGCCCGAGCCAGTGGGAGctggccgccgcagcagcaagcacccggacgcggcggccgcctGCGAGATGTCGGCGGCGACGGCCGTGCTGAAGACGTAGAAACCGAAGAGCATGTGCACCGCCGCGCTGACGCCGAGCTCCATGAGGCTCAGGATGAACCTCGCCATCCTCCGCCTCCCGATCGATCAACCCCACccaagcggcggcggcggcctacCTGGCTACCTGCACAGGCGCCGGCGTTGTGCTGTCCTTCCCCCACTTCTTATATTCCTCTTCTTGTCGCCCCCAAGAAGAGGAACAGAAGGAGGAGACGGACGACCCGAACCGGTCGCGCCTCCGGATTGGGCCGCCGCCGCGTTTGCCTTTTCCGAGGGGGGGCGTTGCCCTCGGCCTGAGTCTTCGTTGCGTTTGCAGCGCCTCGTTGTTGCGcgctgatctctctctctctctctctctctggtccCAATCATACGCTTTCCTATTTATAACCGGCGGGAGCGGAGGCGGGGGGCGCTGCCTGTGCGCGGGGCGAGGGCGCCTCGGCGTCGCGTTGGTTTTGGCTTTAGGGACGGTCGCGTTCTGGGACACGGATCTCTACATTAATCacgattaatgcagaggattacTGTTTATATAGTAATATGACTCTGCTACTACAATCTTCGGTATTACTTAATCACTGTTTACTGTGGATTACTGTATCAATTGATCCAATCTATCCCTCTTCAAATCAACGACTGTAGAGTACCCCTAATGCACTCCATTGTACCTCTATGCAGTTATCAGTAACTGCAGAGGATCCCAATCGCGCGTTCTGGGAGGACAGTGCTAATCCCCGCAAGACTTCTTGATGTGTACGCGATTTGGATAGCAAAACGAAAAGCCCCTCTACCACctctccgcctcctccttccACCACCCATGGCCAACAGCGTTCCACCACCTCACCATGCCCCACTGCTTCGCCACGCTCCATCCTCCCACCATTGCCGCGCAGTCTTGCCCTCCGCTAACATGGCTTAGTTCACGCCCCCGTCGCCAACATCGCTCACCGTAAGTCCTCCACCGCCCAACTGGTAGCACCCTCGCCGCTCCCCCGCATGTAGCCTCCGCCTCACCAGTCGTCACCCTCGGACCTCAATCTAGACCCGCCAAACCTCgaatcctaaccctaactctAACCCTAACCCAGACCTCCCTCGCCAGCCAACAGCTGCGACCGACTCGAACACGGATGAGCGCGCCACGACTTCTCAAGTCGCACGCGCTCCCATCAGGATTTTCGGTTCTAGGATTCGAAGTCATTCCGTGTTGGTGGCCAGTGGTGAGTCAAACGTGACCACGTGGGGAGGAATGGTTACATTGCGGGGTTGTGCTAGGCTGGGAGGGCATGGGAAGGCGTGGCGAGGTTGGTGGTTGGCTTGGTGCGTTTGGGTTTCTATGTAGGTGGCTGGGCTCCTGGCGTGGCGTGGTGCACGCTTGGCAGTGGCACAGGCGGGTTGGGTTTGAAAATCGTTAAAAATCGCTCGGTATTCATGAATATCGATCAATTTGGGCAGTGTCGAAGTCACGTGTTTCCATCGTTGAGCGTCTcgtgctcccgccgcagcgtggAGACCGCGGCATCCTTGAGGGCGGCAATGGGCAGTGTCGAAGTCATGATCACCCACTTAGTTAGCAAATAAAACAAAAGGATATCCAGAGGTGACATGAGGGGATACGGCGACGGCGTGATGCGCGGCCGGCTGGGGCTTTGATCCACCCCACCGCTATCAGATCCACCCACCCCGCTCGCCGTCGTCCCAATCGGGCACCACCCCGATCGGATCCGCACCGCCCGTTCCGATCTGGCACCGCCCCGTCTCATGCCGCCCGCAGCGGTATGTGATTGGAGGGAGAGAGCGAGCGGGGAGGAGGAACATCGGCCGGAGGAGGGCGTCGGTGTGGCGATAGCACGGGGACCGAGCGGGCGACGACGGGGTGGCACCATGGGACCAACCGCGAACGACGATCCAGCGGAGCGGCGACGCGGGGTGTGGGCGAGCGGGGGAGTGGAGGGATGCGTGGACGGTGGCAGCGCGATTAGGCAGGGGCAGCGGTCGAATCAGCACAATGACGCAAGGGTGGGCCTCCATGCTTGGCGCTGTGATGGGGTGATAGACGAGGGGCTAGGGTTGGGGATTCGGCTAAGGAGGCCGATGCGGTGAGTGGTGAGAAAGAAGGTAAGGAGGCGGCGGCTACGGGCGAGTGATGCGGGCCGGATGAATGCGGGACGATAGGAAGCATAAGGGGCGTTGGATTGTGGCGAACAGAGGAATGGGGGCAGACGAAGGGTCAGACGAAAGAGCGGGGCGGACGAACAACGATGCTTCGTGCGGGCGAGACGAGGAGCATCCGATGGGGACAGACGAACGAATTCACTAGCTACTTTTTAGTAGTAGAGATAAATGAGGCCGTTGTATTCTAGAAGCATCGAAATCAATGTCCCTGAGGCGAATCAGTCCGCTTTGTCAGTTGACCCGCGTTGGATGCCAAGAATGGACCCAGGCAGGGCAACTATGCAGCAGACTGAGCCATGCTACATTGCTGTGCTAAGCTACGCACTGATTGCCTCTTGAGACCTGAAATGGTGTTTAGACGTTTGTCTTGCTCATAGGAAGATTTATAACTTCCGGtcaaaaaagaaagggaaactAATACGTATCCATCGTTTTACATGGAGATTATATATACAACCCCATGTAGCACCGCGCATATGTAGTGCGACGACGGCTCGATGGACTACGAGTGGGTTCTTGTCGAAGCACTGTTGAGACTAGATTTTCACGGCCTCGGCCTGGTATTTTCTGAGGGCATGGCGGCCTGGCCTTGTAAATTTCTGCGGACGGTGACATCGCAGTGGATCCACGCACGCCCCGGCGTGGCAGCAGGAGTGGTATTTGTCCTGCCGCTCGCCATGTGGGTGGGTGATGGAAAGGACCCTCGGCACAGTACCATAGCCGGAAGACGGACGGCGTGCGACTGCGACACAAGAATTTCTTCAACGTTTTAGCCTCACGATCCAGGAGCCAGGGAGGGTGCGCGTAGTATCGTATCACATTGGAGGTCACCGCTCACGCGCTCTTGATTTTGACCGAGGCCTTGGTCGTGGTGGCTTAGCGACTTCTAGATCGAAAGCGGCCGTGCAAAATTTTCTCTCCGTCCGGTTTTGATTTCTCTCGCTCTTGTCTCAGGCATAACTGAAGGGAGAGAGACACATGACCAAAGGGAGAACACAGACAGAGGTTGACGGGGCAGGAGGTGACGCCGAGATGATCAGAAGCGGTTGCTTTCTTGGCCCCTTCCAGTTTTGCTCGATCGGCTCGGCGGCGATTTATTGATCGTGTGCACCTCTATTGACCGAGTGCAATTTTGCAGAGTTATTTATGCCTGCCTTTTTCTTCCGGCTTTCCCAAGCGGAAATCTGGAATAGAAAGCGAGCGTCAAAATCAGCGCATTACTTGTGCTGGCTGACAAAGAAATGTTGATCTGGCGTGTCAAACAAGTCCGGCTAATACTAGCCTGGCAAGTACTCCCAAACAAGCACTCTAGGGAGGTGAGCCGCGAGAACACATGCAGCATGTCAACCAGGGAACCGCACGTGTGAGTCAAAAATCGGAGCCAGATTTCATCGCTCCGTGTGactattagaatttttttatataatatataagtATAAGATTTGCTAAAAGTatcatataaatatattaacatTTACAATTAAAACTAAGTCATAATTTGATTATAGCAATACTGAAAATTTTATATTACTTTAAAAAGTTACAGCTAATTAGTTATTATTATCCAAACTACTACCAACTAAGGGTATAACAAATTGAACATATTAAGATATCAGTTGCTTGAAGTCCTTATTTAATGAGATAAGGACAACTCTAAAACATTTTTGTAAAACTTTATTTTGCCAACAAAATGCAACATCAGTAAGTGTTGTAGATACTAGCATAGAGTACCGCATAATGAGAAAAAGAATAAGTGAACGATTATCAAAAGAAACTTAGAAGGATGTACGGAGATCAGCAAACGTTTTGAACTTATGAAATTTCatataataattaaaaaataacataGGTATACCTAAGTATACTAAATTATTTACTAGAATATAAGACAACTTCTAGTCTCAGTGattcttattcttgtttttTTGAGTTTGCGGCCGAAGCTGTAGAGAGAAGTAAAATTAAGAACTATATGACTGAGAATGATGACTATAAAGAGGTGAATAGGTGCTTTAataattttctttcaaaatagatagtatttttctattttcactGACACACTTCAAGAAGGAATCGTCACAAAGAGTAACACAGCAAAAATTCAGATTCAACCCAGAAGTTACGATTCAAAAACCAAATTTGAAAATCCAGCAAAATGTGGATCTCATGGTTAAAATCAAACCCTGAGTTTCACAGCAAACTAATCCATAACTCAAACTTATACAAAAATTGGAGTTATAGGAGAAATAccaaaaacttaagaaaatGATCACCGGTGAAGAAAACCTACGAGTTGATGGATTGGAGGAAAAAGAATTCAATACCCAATTGTGTATTtttatatgtgaattttatgcctctagcgaCTAGAAAATTAACTCCaacaaggtgaaaaaaattcagctcaagaACGAAAATAAAAATCGCAACTGAGAtcgaaaatttgcaaaaaaagcaagagaaccaatagagggaaactagaataaggaaattcaagcatatgcaaaaatataaactttattactcaaatatatcagtcctattttaggcaAATTACAAAAATTTTATCTCAAAACTCATAtctattacatagactaagcactcatcctttctctcatctaaaaccctGACACTAGACTCTTAAATGGGTTGCACAAAGgactcaaatggctggttcaaactctcctatagtcctacccctctattttaGACCTAGGAAATttaacccctaagttttctagcttttaccAAAATACTCATATCTTTTAGTACACTCCTGCTTATTACCGagtgtattttggtctatttcttgcTCCGTTCAGCAAATGACTATAGCACATTTATGACTTAGTTTCACCTCGACGTAAGCTTTGCGATGGTGTAATATCCTCCTTcaatcctcccacggttttaaggtccaaccgtgaaaccctctgcacacttacaccttaagcaagcgctctgatattGACACGTGTATTTTGTCTTGTGATCCTGATTATCGGCAAGCCTCttccgctcctgatccctcgggtcgccttgtcacttgcaccgatatccattttacttgactttgtcaacacgtcatctttaTCCTTTGTTTAATACTTTGCTTGGCCTCAACATGTACAACTataatcacccttgactcttcTTACCcttcttgatcgtccgacaTAAAGCATCCGCTTAACCCCGATCACCCgccatcgaccgtcaagttgtatctgtcacctgcacactttaagacaagcaaacatatttcttcaactccaACCCCAAttaatctataatcaaaatgTTCAAATCAAGCTTAAACAATACAAAACTCGACAGACTAAATCGACAattttatcaatcactcatcacaaaataaaacaagaaaaatTGATTATCGAAAAACTTTCAAAAATTTAGATGTGCCGGACACACTGGGCACCCTTTAGCTCCGCCCCTGGTAGCTAGTACAAGAGTGAAACGAAAGGCAGCTGAGGAGGAGCCGAGCCTCAACTCCCAACTTCCACATGTAAACACTCCTATCAACACTCCACAAATATCAACCAATTCTTCAAGTCCTGGTCGGTTCTTTATTTGTTCAGACATGTGTGAAGCAAAACGTTGTGCGTCTGGCTTCTGTTTCTTTTGAGATACCCATAGACTTTCTCCAAATAGCCAGGTGATCGAGGCTGCCTCCATGACCCCATCGACCGTTCAATCGTTTGTGGGGGGCGCTCAACCGAGATAGTCACAACAACGCCATCTACTCGTGCGCAGCCACATACTGCTAGCAGGAGCGTATGTTAAACAATGCATGCAAGTATTGACGTGTTCCGTCAATGTGTTCGCCTGGCTGGCGTCGCACTGCTTGGACTGTCCCTGTTTTCTTCCATCTCTTTAAATTTCTAGGTGGCAGCTG
This genomic interval carries:
- the LOC133884685 gene encoding uncharacterized protein LOC133884685, producing the protein MARFILSLMELGVSAAVHMLFGFYVFSTAVAADISQAAAASGCLLLRRPAPTGSGEGALVDVAAAGEDDERRGAAPVVLHGSPPPIVLVHGIFGFGKGRLGGLSYFAGAEKKDDRVLVPDLGSLTSVHDRARELFYYLKGGQVDYGEEHSKACGHARFGRIYHTGHYPVWDEQNPMHFVGHSAGAQVARVLHQMLADKAFPGHDTSEDWVLSLTSLSGALNGTTRTYYDGMLAEDGRSMKSICLLQLCRLGVIVYDWLDIPWLKNYYNFGFDHYEMSRRKVGFLGLIDLLLGHTGPFASGDWILPDLTIQGCLKLNSTLRTFPNTFYFSYATKRTRKLFGITVPSSVLGIHPMLFLRVLQMCMWRHPQNAPLPYKGYRDEDWEDNDGALNTISMTHPRIPSEHPNRFVVDDSDCHPLQPGLWYYKIIEADHILFIVNRERAGVQFDLLYDGIFQRCRKHAFRKSPPTVPNETSQ